The Macrobrachium rosenbergii isolate ZJJX-2024 chromosome 18, ASM4041242v1, whole genome shotgun sequence genome has a window encoding:
- the LOC136848264 gene encoding adipose-secreted signaling protein has product MEDDKGHHVHFSEDTDAMGNTAITVKEKTEGEFEAHVGFLQINHRYHIDVTVPVKDADDGYKIAEPHGVYCHALELQVAESGALQVSFELLAYKEKLLREKIHLLKPTEGQLVLTILARVLGKGKGTPMLRDNIKCVGIEADDESEASDWQGFS; this is encoded by the exons ATGGAGGATGACAAGG GACATCATGTACACTTTTCTGAAGACACAGATGCTATGGGCAATACTGCAATAACTGTGAAGGAGAAAACAGAAGGAGAATTTGAAGCACATGTTGGATTTTTACAG ATAAATCACCGCTACCACATAGATGTCACGGTGCCAGTGAAGGACGCAGATGACGGATACAAAATAGCTGAGCCTCACGGCGTCTATTGCCATGCACTGGAACTTCAG GTCGCCGAAAGTGGAGCACTTCAGGTATCTTTTGAATTGCTGGCCTATAAAGAAAAGTTGCTTCGTGAAAAGATTCACCTTCTAAAACCAACAGAAGGCCAGTTGGTCTTAACTATTCTTGCGAGAGTTTTAG gtaAGGGAAAGGGTACCCCAATGCTCCGTGACAACATAAAGTGCGTCGGCATCGAGGCTGACGATGAGTCAGAGGCATCGGATTGGCAGGGCTTTTCATAA